A section of the Prochlorococcus sp. MIT 1341 genome encodes:
- a CDS encoding BspA family leucine-rich repeat surface protein gives MEKNWGSIIAIAITEVDIDNERFAGNIVQSQIEKVLQCSSQSLLVELRKQLLRSCFVIALLSPSKAFANPCNTEVTSLDNAVLGSSGDCNGKLIVNRQILVDAISAGASNATDYTITKDVGDGNGDKQYTFGDTSGDATKGDIYTGNIKNFSGLFKGKRYFNADISQWNTSNAENMSYMFKGAFRFNRDIGDWNVAKVTNMYGMFERAVRFNQDLNDWDVSRVTTTAKMFMKANKFNQSLNSWDVESVENMNNMFRGAKVFNGNISNWVTSSVKSFHQTFRGAKAFNQNIGSWNTGSASGFNQMFRAANAFDQDLTSWNVIKRRQKPKKFGPSLSKSKHPCWGSNGCAAGPILSSSSPSDGQVGVLTTAKLTLNFDRDVKPNRGYIALREKNRWENLRKDVARYRITSSRVTFSADKRSIEVDISNKLQANKEYWIYIKNDVIRSTSNDSYKGLVSRRDLNFTTKSIDTTAPTVKHYSPANEYTQLDKDNPILKLVFTEDVNFGTGDITLRNYADDSEVQTFDVASNTDVSISDDELTINLVNSDGESVVEADTRYYLEIDSGAIVDKASSPNAFTGISSKVTYNFTTIGTSSCGKIEGKTRGRGGLGYATTEVNIYKANEITPIATLQSDGTGKYEYYPTEAGTYKVEFVRPSSGSRFAKSVLAKSNGQVQTGRWVKNIIITTACEDVDGIDGLLIDPAGVIYNSSTRSPVSGATVKLLFNGELVNNDWLDSSGGENTQITGSDGSYSFIFKADYASDGTYTIEVEPPAAYSFESTEITSEGTTYTSALGGGVEEIQDQDEAPASGEITTYYLSFSFTFTNESSTTSNGVVNNHIPIDPHSDPTLKADVVGLAEAWTNAAIRFSKSSINAVNRRFDWIRRNQASEKKSHQGIKVSFVNPLIEKAVNGTSKGLKDMRVEDFSNWAKTNWSNERLVAQSDEVISDLKEGSIDIAIAEVRNKTGKLNLNPKAGKLIGNWSMWTDGQIIFGNSDGKSVSSNQESESTAFTLGIDKPYKENGLFGIAFTFGHDDVEVGSSGSRLESDNYSLSMYSANQPKNFLPIEAQLGVGKMQMDTRRIDNSITHKGNRDANMIFGSIAILGESLSEGNFQITPYGRVEAAHIKFKEFSESGSNLALTFKEQTLNRKMISFGIDLGYDIPFENWKFRPFGKVEYSHDFTDDSNVDMNYVGDSRNYRLTIEKAVSDYWNTALGIDFYTDNRFSASLSYEHEQAGTSFYTNSYQFHIDWYF, from the coding sequence TTGGAGAAGAATTGGGGCTCAATAATTGCCATTGCAATAACTGAAGTAGATATTGACAATGAAAGATTTGCCGGGAATATTGTTCAGTCCCAAATAGAAAAGGTTTTGCAATGCTCCAGTCAATCCTTATTAGTCGAATTAAGGAAACAACTACTTAGAAGTTGTTTTGTCATAGCACTTTTATCACCAAGCAAGGCGTTTGCTAATCCTTGCAATACAGAAGTAACAAGCCTGGACAATGCAGTACTGGGAAGTTCGGGAGACTGCAACGGAAAGCTAATAGTTAATAGACAAATATTAGTTGATGCTATTTCAGCGGGAGCAAGTAACGCTACCGATTACACAATAACAAAAGATGTTGGGGACGGAAATGGCGATAAGCAGTATACATTTGGGGACACATCAGGGGATGCCACTAAAGGAGATATTTACACAGGTAATATCAAAAACTTTTCAGGGTTATTTAAAGGTAAAAGGTATTTCAATGCAGATATAAGTCAATGGAATACTAGTAATGCCGAAAATATGAGTTATATGTTTAAAGGGGCTTTTAGGTTTAATAGAGATATAGGAGATTGGAATGTTGCCAAAGTAACTAATATGTATGGCATGTTTGAACGTGCTGTAAGATTTAATCAAGACCTGAATGATTGGGATGTCAGTCGTGTAACTACTACAGCAAAGATGTTTATGAAAGCTAATAAGTTTAATCAAAGCCTAAACAGCTGGGATGTGGAAAGCGTGGAAAATATGAACAATATGTTTAGAGGCGCCAAGGTTTTTAATGGGAATATCTCTAATTGGGTTACTTCTAGTGTTAAAAGCTTCCACCAAACTTTTCGTGGTGCAAAAGCCTTTAATCAAAATATTGGGAGTTGGAATACTGGTTCAGCTAGCGGATTCAATCAAATGTTCCGTGCTGCAAACGCATTTGACCAGGATTTAACTAGTTGGAATGTAATAAAAAGAAGGCAGAAACCAAAAAAGTTTGGCCCAAGCTTATCGAAAAGCAAGCATCCATGCTGGGGCAGTAATGGTTGCGCAGCGGGGCCAATATTGTCATCATCCTCACCTTCTGATGGACAAGTGGGTGTTCTTACAACCGCCAAGTTAACATTAAATTTCGATAGAGATGTTAAACCTAATAGAGGGTATATTGCTTTAAGGGAAAAAAATAGATGGGAAAATCTTAGAAAAGATGTAGCAAGATATAGAATAACCTCAAGCAGAGTTACATTCAGCGCTGACAAGCGATCAATCGAGGTTGACATAAGCAACAAACTTCAAGCAAATAAGGAGTACTGGATTTATATAAAAAATGACGTAATCAGATCAACATCAAATGATAGCTACAAAGGACTAGTAAGCCGAAGGGATTTGAATTTTACAACAAAATCAATAGACACAACAGCACCTACAGTCAAGCATTACTCTCCAGCAAATGAATACACTCAGCTAGACAAAGACAATCCTATATTGAAATTAGTTTTTACAGAAGATGTAAACTTTGGAACTGGTGACATCACACTTCGCAATTATGCGGACGATAGTGAAGTTCAAACTTTTGATGTTGCAAGCAATACAGATGTCTCTATTTCAGACGATGAGCTTACAATTAATCTAGTTAATAGTGATGGAGAGTCTGTTGTTGAAGCCGATACACGATATTACTTAGAAATAGATTCAGGAGCTATTGTTGATAAAGCATCTTCGCCAAATGCATTTACTGGAATCAGTAGCAAAGTTACATATAATTTCACGACTATAGGTACATCATCTTGCGGAAAGATTGAAGGCAAGACAAGAGGTAGAGGGGGACTAGGATATGCAACTACGGAAGTTAATATCTATAAGGCAAATGAAATTACTCCAATTGCTACTCTTCAGTCAGATGGTACAGGAAAATATGAATATTACCCTACAGAGGCTGGTACTTACAAAGTCGAATTCGTTCGACCATCAAGTGGTTCTAGATTTGCTAAAAGTGTTCTAGCAAAGAGCAATGGACAAGTTCAAACTGGGCGTTGGGTAAAAAATATTATTATCACTACAGCCTGTGAAGATGTCGATGGCATAGATGGATTACTGATTGACCCTGCAGGAGTTATTTACAATTCAAGTACTCGTTCTCCCGTATCAGGTGCAACAGTAAAGCTTTTATTTAATGGTGAACTTGTTAACAATGATTGGCTTGACAGTAGTGGTGGTGAAAATACACAAATAACTGGCTCCGATGGCTCTTATAGCTTTATTTTTAAAGCCGATTATGCTTCTGATGGAACCTATACAATTGAGGTTGAACCACCAGCTGCTTATTCATTTGAAAGTACTGAAATAACTTCAGAAGGTACAACATATACATCCGCATTAGGAGGCGGTGTAGAAGAAATCCAAGATCAGGATGAGGCTCCAGCATCAGGTGAAATTACTACCTATTATTTATCTTTTTCTTTCACATTTACGAATGAATCTTCCACTACTTCAAACGGTGTAGTTAATAATCATATACCTATTGACCCTCATTCAGATCCAACACTTAAAGCGGACGTTGTGGGACTTGCAGAAGCTTGGACCAATGCAGCAATTCGTTTTAGCAAATCAAGTATCAATGCAGTAAATAGACGTTTTGACTGGATCAGGAGGAATCAGGCTTCAGAAAAGAAATCGCATCAAGGAATCAAGGTTTCCTTTGTAAATCCATTAATTGAAAAAGCGGTCAATGGAACTTCAAAAGGGCTGAAAGATATGCGCGTTGAAGACTTTTCAAACTGGGCAAAAACAAATTGGTCAAATGAACGGCTTGTAGCTCAATCTGATGAAGTTATCTCCGATTTAAAAGAAGGCTCTATAGATATTGCGATAGCAGAAGTTCGTAATAAAACGGGAAAGCTCAACCTTAACCCAAAAGCAGGAAAGTTGATAGGCAACTGGTCAATGTGGACTGATGGCCAAATCATTTTTGGCAATTCTGATGGAAAATCCGTTTCGTCTAATCAGGAATCAGAGAGCACAGCCTTCACCTTAGGGATTGATAAACCGTACAAAGAAAATGGTTTGTTCGGGATCGCTTTTACGTTTGGCCATGATGATGTTGAGGTTGGAAGTTCAGGAAGTCGACTTGAATCAGACAACTACAGTCTTTCAATGTATTCAGCTAACCAACCTAAAAATTTTCTTCCTATAGAAGCTCAACTTGGTGTAGGCAAGATGCAAATGGATACACGAAGGATTGACAACTCAATCACCCATAAGGGTAATAGGGACGCAAATATGATCTTCGGTTCCATTGCCATACTTGGAGAATCCCTCTCTGAAGGTAATTTTCAAATCACCCCATATGGAAGGGTAGAAGCCGCTCATATTAAATTCAAAGAATTTTCCGAGTCTGGAAGCAACCTTGCATTGACTTTCAAAGAGCAAACACTCAATCGAAAGATGATTTCTTTTGGCATTGACCTTGGCTATGACATTCCCTTTGAGAACTGGAAATTCAGGCCATTCGGGAAAGTGGAATATAGCCATGATTTCACTGATGATTCAAATGTTGATATGAACTACGTTGGCGACTCTCGAAACTATCGATTAACGATTGAGAAAGCAGTTAGCGATTATTGGAATACAGCACTTGGTATTGACTTTTATACAGACAATCGTTTCTCTGCAAGTCTCAGCTATGAGCATGAGCAAGCAGGTACTTCCTTTTATACGAATTCATATCAATTCCACATCGATTGGTATTTCTAG
- a CDS encoding FkbM family methyltransferase, whose product MNKKSIPSSIYMFFYRLESKRLGIKNLKIERRSDLFILSEEEEAKVVQWSFPNNLRFLGGRYSDGLTARGHYLAKDYRVDTIKLQSSDIIIDCGANFGDLWLYLNSLELNLKYYGIEPGIDEFKVLKNNIEINKTSTLVEASLYSNALGDSNGKKTFYYSPERGDSSLIMPLNYINTYEVDVLTIDSFVQGTGLSNQTIKLLKLEAEGFEPEILYGSINTLKNIEYIAADLSPERGVNEDNTIAEVTSFLTRNNFEMILFNNHVPPYRLSALYKNRLFI is encoded by the coding sequence TTGAATAAAAAAAGTATACCATCATCAATATATATGTTTTTCTACCGGCTAGAATCTAAAAGATTAGGAATAAAAAACTTAAAGATTGAAAGAAGGTCTGATTTATTTATATTATCTGAGGAAGAAGAAGCTAAGGTTGTTCAGTGGTCTTTCCCTAATAATTTAAGATTCTTAGGAGGTCGTTATAGCGATGGATTAACAGCTCGAGGCCATTACTTGGCTAAAGATTATCGTGTTGACACTATAAAATTGCAGTCAAGTGACATTATTATTGACTGTGGAGCAAACTTTGGAGACCTATGGTTATATTTAAATAGTCTTGAATTAAATCTTAAGTATTATGGTATTGAGCCAGGAATAGATGAATTTAAGGTCTTAAAAAATAATATTGAGATAAATAAAACCTCTACGCTTGTTGAGGCTAGCCTCTATAGCAATGCCTTAGGTGATAGTAATGGTAAAAAGACTTTTTACTACTCTCCAGAACGTGGGGATTCTTCATTGATAATGCCTTTAAATTATATAAATACTTATGAAGTAGATGTTTTAACAATTGACAGTTTCGTTCAAGGAACAGGCTTAAGCAATCAAACCATTAAACTATTAAAGCTAGAGGCAGAAGGGTTTGAGCCTGAAATTCTTTATGGTTCAATTAATACATTGAAAAACATAGAGTATATAGCAGCCGATTTAAGTCCTGAGAGGGGTGTTAATGAAGATAACACCATAGCAGAAGTAACAAGTTTTTTGACAAGGAATAATTTCGAGATGATCTTGTTTAATAATCATGTTCCTCCCTATAGGCTATCAGCCTTATATAAGAACAGACTATTTATTTAG
- a CDS encoding cytochrome P450 gives MSKLRPLPTTGALSGIFEALAFFRDPSFAKRRFDRLGNVFETSMLGQPMVFIQGDKAIADLLSQPEAIEGWWPQSVQQLLGSHSLANRNGAAHKARRRVVAQLFSSSALQRYSPGIINLIDELVEELKTANAPLPLTEKMRRFAFSVIATTVLGLEGNDRDKLFSDFEIWTKALFSIPITLPGSPFAKALKARKRLLEKLQEILSQPINGKGGLDLLAGGLDEAGIPFADEDLGEQLLLLLFAGYETTASALSCLMRELLLNPQMEPWLREEIEALDWPPSPEKATMVYDPANAPKLDALLKEVMRFTPPVGGFFRRTKKPVIVDDIVVPNDRVVQIALIASNRHGIGDLDIFRPQRHLENECSLNLMPFGGGERVCLGKALAELEIRLMVVGLFRKLRLEVIPDQDLTLRQIPSPSPRDGLLVKVKA, from the coding sequence ATGTCTAAATTGCGCCCTCTACCAACTACTGGTGCCCTATCTGGAATTTTTGAGGCTCTAGCATTTTTCCGCGACCCTAGCTTCGCCAAAAGGCGGTTTGACCGTCTTGGGAATGTCTTTGAAACATCAATGCTTGGACAGCCAATGGTGTTCATTCAGGGGGACAAAGCTATTGCTGATTTGTTATCTCAACCAGAGGCGATTGAAGGTTGGTGGCCGCAGAGTGTTCAACAACTTTTAGGTAGCCATTCACTCGCAAACCGCAATGGAGCAGCTCATAAAGCAAGGAGAAGGGTAGTAGCACAATTATTCTCATCTTCAGCACTTCAACGCTATAGCCCTGGCATTATCAACTTAATTGATGAGCTCGTGGAAGAACTAAAAACTGCAAACGCTCCTCTCCCTTTAACCGAAAAGATGCGACGTTTCGCTTTTTCCGTTATAGCTACAACTGTTCTTGGACTGGAGGGTAATGATCGTGACAAGTTATTTTCTGATTTCGAGATCTGGACCAAGGCTCTCTTCTCAATTCCCATCACCCTTCCAGGCAGTCCCTTTGCCAAAGCTCTCAAAGCAAGAAAACGTCTACTAGAAAAACTCCAAGAAATACTTAGCCAACCTATCAATGGCAAAGGTGGCTTGGATTTACTCGCAGGGGGTCTAGATGAAGCAGGCATTCCTTTCGCAGATGAAGATTTGGGAGAACAACTACTTCTACTGTTATTTGCTGGATATGAAACCACAGCTTCTGCTCTTAGCTGCCTAATGCGAGAATTACTTCTCAATCCACAAATGGAACCCTGGCTTCGTGAAGAGATAGAGGCACTGGATTGGCCTCCAAGTCCTGAGAAGGCAACTATGGTCTACGACCCTGCAAATGCCCCAAAACTAGATGCCCTCTTAAAAGAAGTAATGCGATTCACTCCACCAGTAGGTGGTTTTTTTCGCCGCACCAAGAAACCCGTGATCGTAGATGACATTGTCGTGCCTAATGATCGTGTAGTACAAATAGCTCTAATTGCTTCTAACCGTCATGGGATTGGTGATCTAGATATCTTTCGACCACAACGTCACCTAGAGAATGAATGTTCTTTAAACCTTATGCCTTTCGGTGGAGGGGAACGTGTATGTCTTGGTAAAGCGTTAGCCGAACTTGAGATCCGACTGATGGTGGTTGGGTTATTTCGTAAATTACGACTTGAAGTTATACCTGATCAAGACCTCACTCTGCGACAAATTCCCAGTCCATCTCCTCGTGATGGGTTGTTAGTAAAAGTAAAAGCATGA